From the Acinetobacter wanghuae genome, one window contains:
- a CDS encoding RNA-binding S4 domain-containing protein translates to MRKSNLPENALSMRVDKWVWAARFFKTRSIAKNAIEGGKVHIDGERVKVSREVRVGMQLTIQQGLEKKTVQIKALSDVRGPAPVAQQLYDETPESIEKRELLASQRKMHNLARPDHRPSKKDRRDIHKFQDENSQMFDHQWSYNDE, encoded by the coding sequence ATGCGTAAGTCAAACTTACCCGAAAATGCGCTCAGCATGCGTGTAGATAAATGGGTTTGGGCAGCGCGTTTCTTTAAAACTCGCTCCATTGCTAAAAATGCCATTGAAGGCGGTAAGGTTCATATTGATGGTGAACGCGTTAAAGTCTCACGCGAAGTCCGTGTGGGGATGCAACTCACCATTCAGCAAGGCCTTGAGAAAAAAACAGTACAGATTAAAGCTTTGTCAGATGTACGTGGTCCTGCACCCGTTGCACAGCAACTTTACGACGAAACGCCTGAAAGTATTGAGAAAAGAGAATTGCTTGCATCACAAAGAAAGATGCATAATTTAGCTCGACCAGATCATCGCCCAAGCAAGAAAGATCGGCGTGATATTCATAAATTTCAAGATGAAAATAGTCAGATGTTTGACCATCAATGGTCGTATAATGATGAGTAA
- a CDS encoding HAD-IA family hydrolase — translation MSNCSEKPTIIFDMDGTLLDLAYDDFIWNDLLPIRYAELHNCSIEQSKATLYAFYQEHNHTLNWYSSRFWTSKVEVDVLAMQIEHKNKVAFRPNCLELLDYLKNHGYPMWLATNADCAGLKFKLEHMGIADYFDVIVSSEQIGHAKEFIEFWQGLNKLHPFNAKHVYFIDDTEKVLNGAKNYGIEHLFSIKQPSSAKAPRVTCNYPMLDQLTELIAHLNPAEVEQKYA, via the coding sequence ATGTCGAATTGCTCAGAAAAACCGACCATTATTTTTGATATGGACGGCACTTTACTTGATCTTGCTTATGATGATTTCATCTGGAATGATTTGCTTCCCATTCGTTATGCCGAACTGCACAACTGCAGTATCGAGCAGAGCAAAGCAACGCTATATGCATTTTATCAAGAACATAATCATACCTTAAATTGGTACTCATCGCGCTTTTGGACGTCTAAAGTCGAAGTGGATGTTTTAGCGATGCAAATCGAACATAAAAACAAAGTCGCATTTCGCCCTAATTGCTTAGAACTTCTCGATTATTTAAAGAATCATGGCTATCCAATGTGGCTTGCCACCAATGCCGATTGTGCAGGACTCAAATTCAAGCTTGAGCATATGGGCATTGCAGATTATTTTGATGTGATTGTGAGCTCAGAACAGATTGGACATGCCAAAGAATTTATCGAATTTTGGCAGGGCTTAAATAAATTACATCCATTTAATGCCAAACATGTATATTTTATTGATGATACCGAGAAAGTATTAAACGGTGCGAAGAACTACGGTATTGAACATCTATTTTCAATCAAGCAGCCCTCTTCTGCAAAAGCACCACGTGTGACTTGTAATTATCCAATGTTGGACCAATTAACAGAACTCATCGCTCATTTAAATCCTGCCGAGGTCGAACAAAAATATGCGTAA
- a CDS encoding OmpH family outer membrane protein — MKKLMIAVGMATACMASVSNAAGTGVIDLERVVENSTYLKAQNASFQQKFQPQTNRIDALTKELDALQKRAQANAKLSDAEKQKMSTEYQTKLQQLNQLQQSVQSGAQTSIQQVRSVFDARVKKIAEELRIENKLDVVLNKNSALAYDARYDLTDKMIQKVNAIK, encoded by the coding sequence ATGAAAAAACTAATGATTGCAGTGGGTATGGCAACAGCATGTATGGCTTCTGTTTCGAACGCAGCAGGTACAGGTGTCATTGATTTAGAACGTGTAGTAGAAAACAGTACTTATCTCAAAGCACAAAATGCTTCATTCCAACAAAAATTCCAACCACAAACCAATCGTATCGATGCATTAACCAAAGAGTTGGATGCATTGCAAAAACGTGCCCAAGCGAATGCAAAACTGAGCGATGCTGAAAAGCAAAAAATGAGCACAGAATATCAAACCAAGTTGCAACAATTGAATCAATTGCAACAAAGTGTACAAAGCGGTGCGCAAACTTCGATTCAGCAAGTACGTTCGGTATTTGATGCACGTGTGAAGAAAATTGCTGAAGAATTACGTATTGAAAACAAGTTAGATGTGGTTTTGAATAAAAATTCTGCACTTGCCTATGACGCTCGTTATGATTTAACTGATAAAATGATTCAAAAGGTTAACGCAATTAAATAA
- the rseP gene encoding RIP metalloprotease RseP, which translates to MNALFMIAAAILLLGPLIAIHEFGHYIVARKLGVKVLVYSIGFGPTLLKWTSKKSGIQYQLSALPLGGYVKMLDEREGNVAEEDLPKAFNRQHPWKRIAIVAAGPLINLLLAVVLFWILFLPAQEQLSTRIGKILPNTPAAAVQMQHGDKIVAVDGTQVESWEKLNYALVNRVGETGQITIQADRAGKTENFQLPIQNFLNDQSQSALEVLGFLPYRPDIPPVVSKLSEDGAAIRQGMKEGDKIIAIDGVAMKDWFDVVQVVQASPEKLLKIDVLRGQDKVQLEVMPQGKRDKMGNTIGMLGVQSDPGKVVIPAEYKQTIQYTPIEALGQAYDKTVQLSAMICGSIVKMVRGLIGLDNLSGPITIAKVAGQSAEMGWETFISFMALMSVSLGILNLLPIPMLDGGHLVYYFIELIRGKPLSEHIQLVGIKIGMVLLGSMMLLALFNDFMRL; encoded by the coding sequence ATGAATGCCTTATTTATGATTGCCGCAGCCATTCTTTTGCTTGGACCTTTAATTGCCATACATGAGTTTGGTCATTATATTGTGGCACGTAAATTGGGCGTGAAAGTCTTGGTCTATTCCATTGGCTTTGGTCCAACACTTTTAAAGTGGACCTCTAAAAAGTCGGGTATTCAGTATCAATTGTCTGCGTTGCCACTGGGTGGCTACGTCAAAATGCTGGATGAGCGTGAAGGCAATGTCGCTGAAGAAGACTTACCTAAAGCGTTTAATCGTCAGCATCCGTGGAAACGTATTGCCATTGTTGCAGCGGGACCACTCATCAATTTGCTGTTAGCTGTGGTGTTGTTTTGGATTTTATTCTTACCCGCACAAGAGCAACTGAGCACCCGTATTGGTAAGATTTTGCCGAATACACCTGCTGCTGCAGTGCAAATGCAGCATGGTGATAAAATTGTGGCAGTCGATGGTACACAGGTCGAAAGTTGGGAAAAACTCAATTATGCACTTGTGAACCGTGTTGGTGAAACCGGTCAAATCACGATCCAAGCAGATCGTGCAGGTAAAACTGAAAATTTCCAACTGCCGATTCAGAATTTCTTAAATGATCAATCCCAGTCAGCGCTCGAAGTCTTAGGCTTCTTGCCGTATCGCCCCGATATTCCACCTGTTGTGTCTAAGCTTAGCGAAGATGGTGCAGCGATTCGTCAGGGCATGAAAGAAGGCGATAAAATTATTGCGATTGATGGTGTCGCAATGAAAGATTGGTTTGATGTGGTGCAAGTGGTACAAGCTTCACCTGAAAAATTACTCAAAATTGACGTGCTTCGTGGACAAGATAAAGTTCAGCTTGAAGTGATGCCCCAGGGCAAACGTGACAAAATGGGTAATACCATTGGGATGCTGGGTGTGCAAAGTGATCCGGGTAAAGTGGTCATTCCTGCAGAATATAAACAAACCATTCAATATACGCCAATCGAAGCCCTAGGTCAGGCATATGACAAGACCGTACAATTGTCTGCCATGATCTGTGGTTCTATCGTGAAAATGGTACGTGGTTTAATTGGCTTAGATAATTTATCGGGTCCGATTACCATTGCAAAAGTCGCGGGTCAAAGCGCGGAAATGGGATGGGAAACTTTTATTTCCTTTATGGCGCTAATGAGTGTAAGTTTAGGGATATTAAATTTACTACCAATTCCAATGCTTGATGGTGGACATTTAGTTTACTACTTCATTGAATTAATTCGTGGTAAACCTTTATCTGAACACATACAATTGGTGGGAATAAAAATTGGTATGGTATTGCTCGGTAGCATGATGCTATTGGCACTATTTAATGATTTTATGCGTTTATAA
- the recA gene encoding recombinase RecA, whose amino-acid sequence MDDNKSKALNAALSQIEKQFGKNSVMRLGDNTVQAVEAVSTGSITLDIALGIGGLPKGRIVEIYGPESSGKTTMTLQAIAECQKAGGTCAFIDAEHALDPQYARKLGVDIDNLLVSQPDHGEQALEIADMLVRSGAIDMIVVDSVAALTPRAEIEGEMGDSHMGLQARLMSQALRKITGNAKRSNCMVIFINQIRMKIGVMFGSPETTTGGNALKFYASVRLDIRRIGQVKEGDEIVGSETRVKVVKNKMAPPFKEALFQILYGKGVNHLGELIDLAVSQEIVQKAGAWYSYQGDKIGQGKNNTIRYLEEHKEMAQTIEKLIREQLLTPVKVVEEKDEDIDLLDA is encoded by the coding sequence ATGGATGATAATAAAAGCAAGGCGCTCAACGCTGCCTTAAGCCAAATTGAAAAACAGTTTGGTAAAAATTCAGTAATGCGTCTTGGTGATAATACCGTTCAAGCAGTTGAAGCTGTTTCTACTGGTTCAATCACACTAGATATCGCACTCGGTATTGGTGGTTTACCCAAAGGTCGTATCGTAGAAATCTACGGTCCTGAATCTTCAGGTAAAACCACAATGACATTGCAAGCGATTGCCGAATGTCAAAAAGCCGGTGGTACATGTGCCTTCATCGATGCCGAACACGCACTTGATCCGCAATATGCGCGTAAACTTGGTGTAGATATCGACAACTTACTTGTATCGCAACCCGATCACGGTGAGCAAGCGCTTGAAATCGCAGATATGTTGGTACGCTCTGGTGCCATTGACATGATCGTAGTCGATTCCGTGGCAGCTTTGACCCCTCGCGCTGAGATTGAAGGCGAAATGGGTGACTCGCACATGGGGCTACAAGCACGTTTGATGAGCCAAGCACTCCGTAAAATTACGGGTAATGCCAAGCGTTCAAACTGTATGGTCATCTTCATTAACCAAATTCGTATGAAAATTGGTGTGATGTTTGGTAGCCCTGAAACCACAACAGGCGGTAACGCGCTTAAATTCTATGCCTCTGTTCGTCTTGACATTCGTCGTATTGGTCAAGTCAAAGAAGGCGATGAAATTGTCGGTTCAGAAACCCGCGTAAAAGTGGTGAAGAACAAAATGGCGCCTCCATTTAAAGAAGCGTTATTCCAAATCCTTTACGGTAAAGGCGTGAACCATTTAGGCGAATTGATTGACCTCGCTGTCAGCCAAGAAATTGTTCAAAAAGCGGGTGCTTGGTATTCTTATCAAGGCGATAAAATTGGTCAAGGTAAGAACAATACGATTCGTTATCTTGAAGAACATAAAGAAATGGCGCAAACCATTGAAAAACTCATTCGCGAACAGCTTCTGACACCTGTCAAAGTGGTTGAAGAAAAAGATGAAGACATCGACCTTTTAGATGCATAA
- the lpxD gene encoding UDP-3-O-(3-hydroxymyristoyl)glucosamine N-acyltransferase: protein MNHQQLQLIDLARLVQGECVGQADLRLKGLASLEHADSTDLAFVNADKYVEQAANSKAGALIVTAALKEQLPSQHNFIVVANPYLAFAILTHVFEKKQQQRGIEITAQIHPSAMIADDAYIGHYVVIGENAVVGANTVVQPHVHIDHNVEIGQDCFIDAHVTITGETKIANRVRIHANSVIGSEGFGFAPYQGKWHRIAQLGSVRICDDVRIGSNSSVDRGALDDTILEQGVIIDNLVQIAHNVKLGAHTAIAAKTAIAGSTTIGKNCIIGGGSAIAGHLNIADNVTLTGMSMVTNNISEAGKYSSGTGLFENQKWKRTVVRMRQLADVPLTQVIKRLDHMQSQIESIESTFKLRK, encoded by the coding sequence ATGAATCATCAACAGCTTCAGTTAATTGACCTCGCTCGCCTGGTTCAGGGCGAGTGCGTGGGTCAGGCAGATTTGCGTTTAAAGGGCTTGGCAAGTCTTGAGCATGCGGACAGCACAGACTTGGCATTTGTAAATGCAGATAAGTATGTTGAGCAAGCAGCGAACAGTAAGGCTGGGGCTTTAATTGTCACGGCTGCTTTAAAAGAGCAATTGCCATCGCAGCATAATTTTATTGTGGTGGCGAATCCATATTTGGCTTTTGCCATTTTGACCCACGTTTTTGAGAAAAAGCAGCAGCAACGGGGGATTGAAATAACGGCTCAGATTCATCCATCCGCGATGATTGCAGATGATGCTTATATTGGTCACTATGTGGTCATTGGTGAAAATGCAGTTGTGGGTGCAAATACCGTTGTACAGCCGCATGTTCATATCGATCACAATGTTGAAATTGGTCAAGACTGTTTTATTGATGCGCATGTTACGATTACAGGCGAAACGAAGATTGCCAATCGAGTACGTATTCATGCCAATAGTGTGATTGGCAGTGAAGGCTTTGGCTTTGCACCTTATCAAGGAAAATGGCATCGTATTGCTCAACTTGGCTCGGTTCGCATTTGCGATGACGTGCGTATTGGCTCAAATTCAAGCGTCGATCGTGGTGCTTTGGATGATACGATTTTGGAACAAGGTGTCATTATTGATAACCTTGTGCAAATCGCACATAACGTTAAACTTGGTGCACATACTGCCATTGCGGCAAAGACTGCCATTGCGGGCAGTACCACCATTGGCAAAAACTGTATCATCGGTGGCGGTTCTGCAATCGCAGGGCACTTAAATATTGCCGATAACGTGACATTGACCGGAATGTCAATGGTGACAAATAATATTTCTGAAGCTGGAAAATATTCTTCTGGTACAGGATTGTTCGAAAATCAAAAGTGGAAGCGTACTGTGGTTCGCATGCGACAATTAGCAGATGTGCCATTGACCCAAGTCATCAAACGACTTGATCATATGCAGTCTCAAATTGAGTCCATTGAATCAACATTTAAGTTGCGTAAATAA
- the fabZ gene encoding 3-hydroxyacyl-ACP dehydratase FabZ, with translation MTESNLPTFTKPELPMNIQQIREYLPHRYPFLLVDRVVDITENGIVGYKNVSINEEFLQGHFPNYPIMPGVLIVEALAQVAGILGFVMNNERPNDGSLFLFAGAERVRFKKQVVAGDQLVLKAELVMQKRGIYKYNCIATVDGIVATTAEIMVSHQKIEQA, from the coding sequence ATGACAGAGTCGAATTTGCCTACATTCACTAAACCTGAATTGCCAATGAATATTCAACAAATTCGTGAATATTTACCTCATCGCTATCCATTTTTATTGGTTGACCGCGTGGTTGATATTACTGAAAATGGGATTGTTGGCTATAAAAATGTCTCAATTAATGAAGAGTTTCTACAAGGACATTTCCCGAATTATCCAATTATGCCGGGTGTGTTAATTGTGGAAGCGCTTGCACAGGTGGCAGGGATTTTAGGTTTTGTCATGAACAATGAGCGTCCGAATGATGGTTCATTGTTCTTGTTTGCTGGTGCAGAGCGGGTAAGATTTAAAAAACAAGTGGTTGCAGGCGACCAATTGGTATTAAAAGCAGAATTAGTGATGCAAAAGCGTGGCATTTACAAATATAATTGTATTGCCACAGTAGATGGCATAGTCGCAACAACCGCGGAAATTATGGTTTCGCATCAAAAAATCGAGCAGGCATGA
- the bamA gene encoding outer membrane protein assembly factor BamA has translation MAVTQQVYAADEFTVQDIKFDGLVRLSPENVYGLVPITSGDRVNDLVIANAIRSLYASGLFDDIKASQLGNDLVFNVVERPIISKIELKGNKLIPKEALEDGLKKMGLAEGEVLKKSALQTIETELEQQYMQQGRYDADITVKKIAKPNNRVELVIDFVEGKSAKVFDINIIGNTVFKESDIKQAFAIKETAWNSVISRNDRYAREKMAASLESLRAMYLNKGYINFNITNSSLNLSEDKKNVFIEVSVDEGEQFKFGQTKYLGDALYAPEELKVLQIYKEGDLYSQEKVNAVKQLLLRKYGNAGYYFAEVNIVPEIDQDTKQVGLNYYVNPGQQVTVRRINFTGNTKTGDEVLRREMRQMESALASNEKIDLSKVRLERTGFFKSVDIKPARIPGAPDQIDLNVAVEEQHSGTSTLAVGFSQSGGVTFQAGLSQTNFLGTGNSVAIDLSRSETQDYYNLSVTDPYFTIDGVRRGYNMYYRKTKLDDDYNVNNYVTDSFGGGINFGYPIDENQSISAGLNIDQTDVTTGQYVSTYIRDYLLANGGKDTKRGDVCVGQWKNIYKDPDNPKPDELIRTECEGELREDVPNEFEGGFLTYNLNLGWSYNTLNRPMFPTSGMSHRVNAEVALPGSDVEYQKVTYDAQAYFPLGKDFVLRGYGKLGYGNDLPFYKNFYAGGFGSVRGYDNSTLGPRYPSVITNNAENYDYDPEEVGGNALVQFGAELVLPVPFKGDWARQVRPVLFAEGAQVFDTQCDVPQGSIVQKDKTLVDAGQYCKDNFGFDAGNMRYSVGAGFTWITMIGPLSLSYAYPLNDKPGDETKNIQFEIGRTF, from the coding sequence ATGGCAGTAACACAACAAGTATATGCAGCAGATGAATTTACAGTACAAGATATAAAATTTGATGGATTAGTTCGTTTAAGCCCAGAAAATGTCTACGGTCTCGTGCCGATTACGAGTGGCGATCGTGTCAATGATCTCGTCATTGCAAATGCGATTCGTAGCTTATATGCATCAGGCCTATTTGACGATATCAAAGCAAGTCAATTGGGTAATGATTTAGTCTTTAATGTTGTCGAACGTCCGATCATTTCTAAAATTGAGCTGAAAGGTAATAAGCTAATTCCCAAAGAAGCATTGGAAGATGGCTTGAAAAAAATGGGCTTGGCTGAAGGTGAAGTGCTGAAGAAATCGGCATTGCAAACCATTGAAACTGAGCTTGAACAGCAGTATATGCAGCAAGGTCGTTATGATGCTGATATTACGGTAAAAAAAATTGCAAAGCCGAATAACCGTGTTGAATTGGTCATCGACTTTGTAGAAGGTAAATCTGCCAAAGTCTTTGATATCAATATTATTGGTAATACTGTCTTTAAAGAATCAGACATCAAACAAGCTTTTGCGATTAAAGAAACAGCGTGGAATTCTGTGATTTCACGTAATGACCGCTATGCCCGTGAAAAAATGGCAGCGAGTCTTGAATCTTTACGTGCGATGTACCTGAATAAAGGTTACATCAATTTCAATATTACCAATTCAAGTTTGAACTTAAGTGAAGATAAGAAAAATGTCTTTATTGAAGTATCTGTTGATGAGGGCGAACAGTTTAAATTTGGTCAAACCAAATATTTAGGTGATGCGCTTTATGCGCCTGAAGAATTGAAAGTTTTACAAATTTATAAAGAAGGTGATCTGTATTCGCAAGAAAAAGTGAATGCAGTAAAACAACTGTTATTACGTAAATATGGTAATGCAGGTTATTACTTTGCTGAAGTCAATATTGTTCCTGAAATTGATCAAGATACAAAGCAAGTAGGTTTGAATTATTACGTCAATCCAGGTCAGCAAGTAACGGTGCGTCGTATTAATTTTACGGGTAACACCAAAACAGGCGATGAAGTATTACGTCGTGAAATGCGCCAAATGGAAAGTGCACTTGCGAGTAATGAGAAAATTGATTTATCGAAAGTACGTTTAGAGCGTACTGGTTTCTTTAAATCTGTTGATATTAAGCCCGCGCGTATTCCGGGTGCACCTGATCAAATTGATTTAAATGTTGCGGTTGAAGAGCAGCATTCAGGTACAAGTACACTGGCAGTTGGTTTCTCGCAAAGCGGTGGTGTGACCTTCCAAGCAGGTTTAAGCCAAACCAACTTCTTAGGTACGGGTAACAGTGTTGCGATTGATTTATCACGTTCGGAAACGCAAGATTATTACAACTTAAGTGTCACCGATCCGTACTTCACGATTGATGGTGTGCGTCGCGGTTACAATATGTATTACCGTAAAACCAAGCTAGATGACGACTACAACGTAAACAATTACGTGACCGACAGTTTCGGTGGTGGGATTAACTTTGGTTATCCAATTGACGAAAATCAAAGTATCAGTGCTGGCTTAAACATTGATCAGACTGATGTGACAACAGGTCAATATGTGTCTACTTATATTCGTGATTATTTACTTGCGAATGGTGGTAAAGACACTAAAAGGGGTGATGTTTGTGTCGGCCAATGGAAAAATATATATAAAGACCCTGACAACCCTAAACCTGATGAACTTATTAGAACAGAATGTGAGGGTGAGTTGCGTGAAGATGTGCCAAATGAATTTGAGGGTGGATTCTTAACCTATAATTTAAATTTGGGTTGGTCTTATAACACTTTAAACCGTCCAATGTTCCCAACATCAGGCATGTCACATCGTGTTAATGCTGAAGTTGCGCTACCTGGCAGTGATGTTGAATATCAAAAAGTCACATATGATGCACAAGCATACTTCCCATTGGGTAAAGACTTTGTACTGCGTGGCTATGGTAAGTTAGGCTATGGTAATGATTTGCCATTCTATAAAAACTTCTATGCCGGTGGTTTTGGTTCAGTCCGTGGTTATGATAACAGTACCTTAGGTCCGCGTTATCCAAGTGTGATTACCAATAATGCTGAAAACTACGACTATGATCCAGAAGAAGTCGGTGGTAATGCGTTAGTTCAATTTGGTGCTGAGTTGGTTCTACCAGTACCATTTAAAGGTGATTGGGCGCGTCAAGTGCGTCCAGTACTATTTGCTGAAGGCGCACAAGTGTTCGATACACAATGTGATGTTCCACAAGGTTCAATCGTTCAAAAGGATAAAACTTTGGTTGATGCTGGACAATACTGTAAAGATAACTTCGGTTTTGATGCAGGTAACATGCGTTACAGCGTCGGCGCAGGCTTTACATGGATTACGATGATTGGCCCATTGTCTCTGAGCTATGCTTACCCGCTAAATGATAAGCCGGGCGATGAAACGAAGAATATTCAATTTGAAATTGGTCGTACTTTCTAA
- a CDS encoding regulatory protein RecX, whose amino-acid sequence MSEAKFPKLLDYEALKQQFGEDDPQTKTSAFSTPVKAEFDPEERLFSDNKEEKKRPGLTGTRLRSYAFAVLTRKEYAKAELIEKLALYADDRDEVITLVDELSRENYQSDQRVAEMMLSSQKRKGKGPNQIKMKLKNKKVDTALIADELKETDWAQQAYELKVKKYGVDVAKEPKLKAKQIRFLMYRGFEMDAIIKAINRKPNED is encoded by the coding sequence ATGTCCGAAGCAAAATTCCCTAAATTGCTCGATTACGAGGCTTTAAAACAGCAATTTGGAGAGGATGACCCACAAACCAAGACCTCTGCTTTTAGCACACCTGTCAAAGCTGAATTTGATCCTGAAGAGCGCTTGTTTAGCGACAACAAAGAAGAAAAGAAACGACCAGGGCTAACAGGCACGCGTTTACGTTCCTATGCCTTTGCAGTCCTTACCCGTAAAGAATATGCCAAAGCTGAACTGATTGAGAAGCTTGCGTTATATGCAGATGACCGCGATGAAGTCATCACATTAGTCGATGAGTTATCACGCGAGAACTATCAAAGTGACCAACGCGTTGCTGAAATGATGTTGTCGAGCCAAAAACGCAAGGGCAAAGGTCCGAATCAAATCAAAATGAAACTCAAAAATAAAAAAGTCGATACCGCATTAATTGCAGATGAACTCAAAGAAACCGATTGGGCACAACAAGCCTATGAACTGAAAGTCAAAAAATATGGCGTAGATGTAGCAAAAGAACCCAAACTCAAAGCCAAACAAATTCGGTTTTTGATGTACCGTGGCTTTGAAATGGATGCGATTATCAAAGCAATTAACCGCAAACCGAATGAGGATTAA
- the lpxA gene encoding acyl-ACP--UDP-N-acetylglucosamine O-acyltransferase yields the protein MITDTLIHSTAIIDASADIASDVQIGPYCIIGPNVTIGAGTKLHSHVVVGGYTRIGKNNEIFQFASIGEVCQDLKYAGEETWLEIGDHNQIREHCSLHRGTVQDQGLTKIGSHNLLMVNTHIAHDCVVGDHNIFANNVGVAGHVHVGDYVVVGGNSGIHQFCKIDSYSMIGGASLILKDVPAYVMVSGNPAHAFAMNVEGMRRKGWSKNVIQGLRDAFKLIYKSGLTTQQAIEQIRADILPEVAEVKLLIDSLEQSKRGIVR from the coding sequence ATGATCACAGACACCCTAATCCATTCCACTGCCATCATTGATGCATCGGCAGATATTGCTTCTGATGTACAAATTGGACCTTATTGTATTATTGGCCCAAATGTCACAATTGGTGCGGGTACAAAACTCCACTCACATGTTGTCGTAGGTGGTTATACGCGTATTGGAAAGAATAACGAAATTTTTCAATTCGCAAGTATTGGTGAAGTGTGCCAAGATTTAAAATATGCAGGTGAGGAAACATGGCTCGAAATTGGTGATCATAACCAAATTCGTGAACATTGTAGCTTGCATCGCGGTACAGTGCAGGATCAAGGTCTAACCAAAATTGGTAGTCATAATTTATTGATGGTCAATACCCATATTGCGCACGACTGTGTGGTGGGAGATCACAATATCTTTGCCAATAATGTCGGTGTAGCAGGTCATGTACATGTCGGTGATTATGTGGTTGTGGGTGGTAATTCAGGCATTCACCAATTCTGTAAGATCGATTCTTATAGCATGATTGGTGGTGCATCACTGATTCTTAAAGATGTCCCTGCTTATGTGATGGTATCGGGTAATCCTGCCCACGCGTTTGCAATGAATGTGGAAGGTATGCGTCGTAAAGGTTGGTCTAAGAATGTGATCCAAGGCTTACGTGATGCGTTTAAATTGATTTATAAGTCAGGTTTAACCACACAACAAGCGATTGAACAGATTCGTGCTGACATTTTGCCTGAAGTGGCAGAAGTAAAGCTTTTAATTGACTCTTTAGAGCAATCGAAACGCGGCATTGTGCGTTAA
- a CDS encoding 3'(2'),5'-bisphosphate nucleotidase CysQ family protein, whose translation MFKATTSPQDPMILQFVPILTQACEILREEYQRYCSGEAFNIEKKNDDSPVTQADYRVNRYLTEALAHISDLPLLSEEGKEDDRKHWQEFWLLDPLDGTKEFLHKRPEFTINLSLIKGSLTTFAILAIPAQRIIYFCPEQGLPLKYHYQIQQWFTYFAVETAVIHVGLSQSSQKKPKYQQYLDQLAKLTDYAEFKAGSAYKFCMILEDQVDIYPRFHPTCEWDTSAGQCMIERIGGGLVDFKGRPFIYNQRDTLLNGGFIAYKNAQMKTIALQALHEMHVEH comes from the coding sequence ATGTTTAAAGCAACGACATCACCACAGGATCCCATGATCTTGCAGTTTGTGCCCATTTTGACACAAGCCTGTGAAATTTTGCGAGAAGAATATCAGCGATATTGTTCAGGTGAGGCTTTTAATATTGAAAAGAAAAATGATGATTCGCCCGTAACGCAAGCCGATTATCGGGTCAATCGCTATTTGACAGAGGCTTTAGCCCATATTTCTGATTTACCACTGTTATCAGAAGAAGGTAAAGAAGATGATCGTAAGCATTGGCAGGAATTTTGGTTATTAGATCCTTTGGATGGCACCAAAGAGTTTTTGCATAAACGCCCTGAGTTCACCATTAATTTAAGTTTAATCAAAGGCAGTTTGACGACATTTGCCATTTTGGCAATTCCTGCGCAGCGGATTATTTATTTTTGTCCTGAACAAGGTCTACCACTTAAATATCATTATCAAATTCAACAGTGGTTTACTTATTTTGCTGTTGAAACCGCTGTTATTCATGTGGGCTTAAGTCAAAGTAGTCAAAAGAAACCGAAGTATCAGCAATATTTAGATCAGTTAGCAAAACTCACGGACTATGCTGAATTTAAAGCAGGTAGTGCATATAAGTTTTGTATGATTCTTGAAGATCAAGTCGATATTTATCCGCGTTTTCACCCCACTTGTGAATGGGATACCAGTGCTGGTCAATGTATGATCGAACGCATTGGTGGTGGCTTGGTCGATTTTAAAGGACGTCCTTTTATTTATAATCAACGGGATACCTTGTTAAATGGCGGATTTATTGCTTATAAGAATGCCCAAATGAAAACAATTGCCTTGCAGGCGCTACATGAGATGCACGTTGAGCATTGA